In a genomic window of Gammaproteobacteria bacterium:
- the xdhC gene encoding xanthine dehydrogenase accessory protein XdhC → MLSLHATPQSAQSAGTGHWLRPLHCWPRQTLASLRKHDAVIRVLIAAVRGSAPREAGACMLLAGDTLYGTVGGGNLEWQALRAARDLLDGDANARVQKLILGIELGQCCGGVVEIWLERWTGADRPLLERLVTEQQTGKPLWLRSTLRGERIETRSIVAAPSLARVTLHRDRDSAELLERLDDARQPLWLYGAGHVGQALVRVLAELPLQVTWIDARPGVFPTGLPESVTPRATAPLAVQHEAPPGAAHIVMTHDHALDYALVLALLQRGDARYLGLIGSDSKAARFRSRLRRDGIDEARMARLTCPIGVPGIDSKWPGAIAVGVAAQVMQTLSATSDKTTSPAPQPIESPCNTEQCHVCKTRQT, encoded by the coding sequence ATGCTTAGCCTCCACGCAACCCCACAATCCGCGCAGTCCGCCGGAACCGGACACTGGCTGCGCCCCCTCCACTGCTGGCCCCGCCAAACCCTCGCCAGCCTGCGCAAACACGACGCCGTCATCCGCGTGCTGATCGCGGCCGTCCGCGGCTCGGCGCCGCGCGAGGCGGGCGCCTGCATGCTGCTGGCCGGCGACACGCTGTACGGCACCGTCGGCGGTGGCAATCTCGAATGGCAGGCGCTGCGCGCCGCCCGCGATCTGTTGGACGGTGACGCGAACGCCCGCGTGCAAAAACTGATACTCGGCATCGAACTCGGCCAATGCTGCGGCGGCGTGGTCGAAATCTGGCTGGAGCGCTGGACCGGCGCAGACCGGCCGCTGCTCGAACGACTCGTCACCGAGCAGCAAACCGGCAAGCCGCTATGGCTGCGCAGCACCCTGCGCGGCGAACGCATCGAAACCCGCAGCATCGTGGCGGCTCCTTCACTGGCTCGCGTCACACTGCATCGTGACCGTGATAGCGCCGAACTGCTCGAACGCCTCGACGACGCCCGCCAGCCGCTGTGGCTGTACGGCGCCGGACACGTCGGTCAGGCCTTGGTGCGTGTGCTGGCCGAACTGCCGCTGCAAGTGACCTGGATCGATGCGCGCCCCGGCGTGTTCCCGACCGGTCTGCCGGAATCGGTGACGCCGCGCGCCACCGCGCCGCTGGCGGTGCAGCACGAGGCACCACCCGGCGCCGCGCACATCGTCATGACGCATGATCACGCGCTGGACTACGCGCTGGTGCTGGCCCTGCTGCAACGCGGCGACGCGCGCTACCTCGGCCTGATCGGCTCGGACAGCAAGGCCGCGCGCTTTCGTTCGCGGCTGCGCCGCGACGGCATCGACGAGGCGCGCATGGCCCGCCTTACCTGCCCGATCGGCGTGCCCGGAATCGACAGCAAATGGCCCGGCGCGATCGCCGTGGGCGTGGCCGCGCAAGTCATGCAGACGCTGAGCGCCACATCCGACAAAACCACCTCGCCGGCGCCGCAGCCGATCGAGTCTCCCTGCAACACCGAGCAGTGCCACGTATGCAAAACCCGGCAGACCTGA